In Bacillus sp. SB49, a single window of DNA contains:
- a CDS encoding sporulation protein → MIAKLLNLVGVGSPNVDLVLSKTNFHPGDTVTGAFHFRGGISTQTVKRLECDLMKKEPGENPVWIQAVTTILMARTMESGTREEYPFSFEIPDNIDCSNPALTYELKTRLVFTNDKKTSDTDMIHIIPRHE, encoded by the coding sequence ATGATTGCGAAACTACTGAACCTGGTTGGAGTTGGATCCCCAAATGTTGATCTTGTGTTATCGAAAACGAATTTTCACCCTGGGGATACGGTAACCGGTGCATTCCATTTCCGGGGAGGAATTAGTACACAAACTGTGAAACGGCTTGAATGTGATCTGATGAAGAAAGAACCCGGGGAAAACCCCGTATGGATCCAAGCCGTCACAACCATTTTAATGGCCCGCACGATGGAATCAGGGACCCGTGAAGAGTATCCATTCAGCTTTGAGATACCAGATAACATCGACTGCTCCAATCCGGCTCTGACATATGAACTAAAAACACGTCTTGTTTTTACGAACGATAAGAAAACATCCGATACGGATATGATTCATATCATTCCGAGACACGAATAA
- a CDS encoding FtsW/RodA/SpoVE family cell cycle protein, translating into MILKILKNMDFSILFAVLALSAFGTVMVYSASMVSSVMVYDVTPDFFFKRQVVSWIIGLFALFLGIVLPYRNYRKLFKLLLLLTIVLLLLVFAIGHTSNNAQSWLPIPFLGRFQPAELAKMTLIIYLAAIYTKKKDYIEDFARGLLPPIIMTMLIIGMIFKQPDLGTAVIALAVSGLVIMSSGLKRSHLIFLLTLASVTAVCLYMFGLSEEQMSRFEGAYQPFQNADDSGYQLINSYLAIHNGGLIGTGLGAGVQKLGYLPEAHTDFIMAVVAEELGIIGVTVVLGLIALIVLRGLFISMKSHDMFGRLLAIGISGLIGIQTAVNLGGLTGMIPLTGVPLPFVSYGGTSLLMMMFSVGILINIHAVSKVKKNQEDKIAA; encoded by the coding sequence ATGATTCTGAAGATTTTAAAAAACATGGATTTTTCCATCCTATTCGCAGTTCTGGCCCTTTCCGCTTTCGGTACAGTGATGGTGTACAGCGCGAGTATGGTCAGTAGTGTGATGGTGTACGATGTAACCCCTGATTTTTTCTTTAAAAGGCAGGTGGTTTCGTGGATAATAGGCTTGTTCGCTTTGTTCCTCGGAATTGTCCTTCCTTACAGGAATTACAGGAAGTTGTTCAAACTACTGCTTTTATTGACCATCGTGCTTCTGCTGCTTGTATTTGCCATCGGGCATACTTCCAATAACGCCCAATCCTGGCTGCCGATCCCGTTTTTGGGGCGCTTTCAGCCTGCGGAGCTGGCCAAGATGACATTGATTATCTACCTTGCAGCTATTTACACGAAGAAAAAAGATTACATTGAAGATTTTGCACGCGGATTGCTGCCGCCTATCATCATGACCATGCTCATCATCGGTATGATATTTAAACAGCCTGACTTAGGGACAGCCGTTATTGCGCTTGCTGTATCCGGACTAGTTATTATGTCAAGCGGCCTGAAGCGGTCCCACCTTATATTCCTGTTGACACTTGCTAGTGTAACAGCCGTCTGTTTGTATATGTTCGGACTTAGTGAAGAGCAGATGTCGCGCTTTGAGGGAGCCTATCAGCCCTTTCAAAACGCTGATGATTCCGGCTATCAACTGATCAATTCCTACCTTGCAATACATAATGGCGGTTTGATTGGTACGGGTCTCGGAGCAGGTGTCCAGAAGCTCGGTTATCTGCCGGAAGCACACACGGATTTCATCATGGCTGTTGTGGCAGAAGAACTTGGCATTATTGGAGTAACTGTGGTACTCGGATTGATTGCCTTGATTGTACTCAGGGGACTTTTCATTAGTATGAAGAGCCATGATATGTTCGGGCGTTTATTGGCAATAGGGATATCGGGTCTGATAGGAATACAAACAGCTGTAAACCTCGGAGGGTTGACGGGAATGATTCCGCTCACTGGAGTTCCACTTCCTTTTGTGAGTTACGGTGGAACGTCATTATTGATGATGATGTTTTCTGTGGGTATCCTGATCAATATTCACGCTGTATCGAAAGTAAAGAAAAACCAGGAAGACAAAATAGCCGCATAA
- a CDS encoding fluoride efflux transporter FluC has protein sequence MVYLYVGMGGFIGAVLRYLVGLFLMGPVTGFPYATLFANLTGSFLLPVLTIGFLEKHDISREWKSAIGTGLVGSYTTFSTLTTDALALYGTGASILSITYIIISLAGGLLLSKFGFELGRRRVAS, from the coding sequence ATGGTATACCTTTATGTCGGTATGGGTGGTTTTATCGGGGCTGTCCTGCGTTACCTCGTCGGGTTGTTTTTGATGGGGCCGGTTACAGGTTTCCCGTACGCCACGCTTTTTGCCAATTTGACCGGCAGCTTCCTGCTGCCCGTCCTGACGATAGGCTTTTTAGAGAAGCATGATATTTCAAGAGAATGGAAGAGCGCAATTGGTACAGGATTAGTCGGATCTTATACGACTTTCTCGACTTTGACGACAGATGCACTGGCTCTTTACGGAACAGGCGCGTCTATTCTTTCCATTACTTATATTATCATCAGCCTTGCCGGGGGGCTTCTATTATCTAAATTCGGTTTCGAACTCGGAAGAAGGAGGGTCGCATCTTGA
- a CDS encoding fluoride efflux transporter FluC: MIFLKIFLVGAGGFLGAILRYEASERMKGWMNGDFPWGTYTVNLLGSFLLGFLIGRDTPPLVLLFAGTGLMGAFTTFSTFKFEAVKLLAQEKRITFYVYLTFSYAGGLLFAFTGLKLGQWFVY, from the coding sequence TTGATTTTCTTAAAAATTTTCTTAGTGGGTGCGGGAGGTTTCCTCGGTGCCATCCTTCGGTATGAGGCAAGCGAGCGTATGAAAGGGTGGATGAATGGGGACTTCCCATGGGGAACGTACACAGTGAACCTCCTGGGTTCCTTCCTGTTGGGATTCTTAATAGGCAGGGATACGCCCCCGTTGGTATTGTTATTCGCCGGAACAGGATTGATGGGCGCCTTTACAACCTTTTCCACCTTTAAGTTTGAGGCTGTTAAATTACTTGCGCAGGAGAAGCGGATAACATTCTACGTGTATCTTACCTTCAGCTACGCAGGCGGCTTGCTCTTTGCGTTTACAGGACTAAAACTCGGGCAATGGTTCGTATACTGA
- a CDS encoding GDSL-type esterase/lipase family protein, whose protein sequence is MKKTTTKAILAVLVVFVPIILIGAGNDWFGPKEERIVALGDSLTYGIGDDSGQGYVENLKQWFETNGEDVKVDNYGIPDQQTDGMLTQMNDPEVLKSLQKADYILLFIGTNDLIESNGGDLSEINKEAIAAGKKDYVKNLKSILKTVRGSNGDAPILFLGLYNPYPDNGKIDEIIKEWNSTSKGLIDSYTGITFVETNDLFEEKTTRIFSDELHLNEKGYERLTKRIIQAYDFDE, encoded by the coding sequence ATGAAAAAAACAACAACTAAGGCCATCCTTGCTGTATTAGTCGTCTTCGTCCCTATTATTCTGATAGGTGCGGGAAATGATTGGTTCGGTCCAAAAGAGGAGCGAATTGTCGCATTGGGAGATTCATTGACCTATGGAATTGGAGATGACAGCGGACAAGGGTACGTGGAAAACCTTAAACAGTGGTTTGAAACGAATGGAGAAGATGTGAAAGTAGATAATTACGGAATTCCTGATCAGCAGACGGACGGGATGCTAACCCAGATGAATGATCCGGAAGTTCTGAAGTCATTGCAGAAGGCAGACTATATCCTGTTATTCATTGGAACCAATGACTTGATTGAAAGTAACGGGGGAGACTTGTCAGAAATCAATAAGGAGGCAATCGCTGCGGGTAAAAAGGATTATGTAAAGAATTTAAAATCAATCTTGAAAACGGTGAGGGGTTCGAACGGAGATGCTCCCATCCTCTTTCTCGGTCTTTATAACCCTTACCCGGATAATGGAAAAATAGATGAAATTATTAAGGAATGGAATAGCACGAGCAAGGGTCTGATCGATTCTTATACAGGTATCACGTTTGTAGAAACCAATGATCTTTTTGAAGAAAAAACGACACGTATTTTCAGTGACGAACTTCATCTGAATGAAAAAGGGTACGAACGATTGACGAAACGGATTATCCAGGCATATGATTTTGATGAATAA
- a CDS encoding YusW family protein, with amino-acid sequence MKVVFICLLTGFLLLSGWMSSPETAKKEDRVLKQSLSSSPQHVEQIHIGVIYPNNKVVRIRFHSGNQQSAAYRDDRNLINWKGEEAWRELDGVLESLILSKELDESFYKNAVLEMFAISTDYKEFSMEVTFEDGTKLKVEE; translated from the coding sequence ATGAAAGTCGTTTTCATTTGCCTATTGACAGGATTTCTACTTTTAAGTGGATGGATGTCCAGCCCGGAAACAGCAAAAAAGGAAGATAGGGTCCTGAAACAGTCCCTTTCTTCCTCTCCCCAACACGTGGAACAAATCCATATAGGAGTCATTTATCCAAATAATAAGGTCGTGCGCATTCGATTCCATTCCGGCAATCAGCAGTCTGCAGCCTATAGAGACGACCGGAACCTGATCAACTGGAAAGGGGAAGAGGCATGGAGGGAACTCGATGGCGTTCTTGAAAGCCTTATCTTATCTAAAGAATTGGACGAATCCTTCTATAAAAATGCTGTGCTTGAGATGTTTGCGATTTCCACAGATTATAAGGAATTCTCCATGGAAGTGACCTTCGAAGATGGAACAAAACTCAAAGTGGAAGAATAA
- a CDS encoding saccharopine dehydrogenase C-terminal domain-containing protein → MRVAVLGSGLMGKEAARDLVHSPGVKKVGLADIDLKRAEAVCKSLSSGKISAHVVDAGNTNELAAFLKDYDVVINALFYSFNEIVARTAIDVGVHSVDLGGHIGHITDKVLELDERAKEEGVTIIPDLGVAPGMINILSGFGAGKLNHLSSIRLFVGGIPVRPEPPLEYNHVFSMEGLLDHYSDPSTIIRGGKLTEVESLTEVEKIYFAKFGPLEAFHTSGGTSTLLKSYPNIETLEYKTIRYPGHAEKMKLLVDLNLTGADNTVEIGGTLIKTREVLLKSIDPIVDLKDKEDAVLLRVSVGGNRAGVEKTYEYEMVTYKDPETKVTAMARATANTISVVAQMIGSGAISKRGVCPPESIVPGALYIEEMAKRGVMINEDLK, encoded by the coding sequence ATGAGAGTAGCTGTTCTAGGGTCTGGTTTAATGGGAAAAGAAGCAGCGCGTGATTTAGTGCACAGTCCCGGCGTGAAGAAGGTCGGGCTTGCAGATATCGACCTTAAAAGAGCAGAAGCGGTCTGTAAATCGCTGAGCAGCGGTAAAATCAGTGCTCATGTCGTCGATGCCGGGAATACGAACGAGCTAGCGGCCTTTCTCAAGGACTATGACGTCGTCATCAATGCTTTGTTCTATTCTTTTAATGAAATAGTAGCGAGGACAGCAATCGATGTTGGTGTTCATTCGGTGGACCTTGGAGGGCATATCGGGCACATAACCGATAAAGTGCTCGAACTTGATGAACGGGCTAAAGAGGAGGGTGTGACTATTATACCGGATCTAGGTGTAGCTCCGGGGATGATAAATATTCTCTCCGGATTCGGTGCTGGAAAGCTCAATCACCTGTCTTCGATCCGGCTGTTCGTAGGAGGGATACCGGTTCGTCCAGAACCCCCGCTTGAATATAATCATGTCTTCTCCATGGAAGGTCTGCTCGATCATTATTCGGATCCTTCTACAATCATTCGTGGTGGAAAACTTACGGAGGTGGAATCCCTTACAGAAGTGGAAAAAATCTATTTCGCAAAGTTCGGGCCGCTGGAAGCTTTCCATACGTCGGGCGGGACTTCGACGCTGTTGAAATCCTACCCGAATATAGAGACGCTCGAGTACAAAACGATCCGCTACCCGGGCCATGCTGAAAAAATGAAGCTGCTCGTAGATTTGAACTTAACCGGAGCCGACAATACAGTCGAAATAGGCGGAACACTGATAAAGACGAGAGAGGTCTTACTAAAGTCCATTGACCCAATAGTCGACTTGAAAGATAAAGAGGATGCTGTGCTCCTGCGCGTGAGCGTTGGTGGAAACAGGGCAGGCGTCGAGAAGACATACGAGTACGAGATGGTGACGTATAAAGACCCGGAAACAAAGGTGACAGCAATGGCCCGTGCGACTGCTAATACGATATCTGTTGTCGCACAAATGATCGGAAGCGGTGCCATATCCAAGCGAGGTGTATGTCCGCCGGAGTCCATCGTTCCAGGTGCGTTGTATATCGAGGAAATGGCGAAGCGCGGAGTCATGATTAATGAGGACCTAAAGTAA
- a CDS encoding aldehyde dehydrogenase family protein, whose translation MSHIQTETLRNFIGGKWEEIKSGAAVPVVNPATSETIVHVPLSTRKEVSDAVKAAKKAQRKWALVPAPQRAEILYKVGQRMKEEKERLSQLLTMENGKVIEEARGEVQEGIDMAFYMAGEGRRLFGQTTPSELKDKFAMSVRAPVGVVGIITPWNFPIAIATWKSFPAIVAGNAVVWKPATETPIMAFELARIFEDCGLPEGVLNVVFGSGSTVGEAMIEEEDIRVISFTGSNQVGRTIAGKCGERLKKVSLEMGGKNAVIVMDDADLDLAVEGILWSAYGTSGQRCTACSRVMVHEKVKNELEERLQKAIARLSIGNGLDESIKVGPIINRSGLEKIKGYVDVGKAEGAKLLTGGYIMENGSHKKGNYFAPTLFTDVTKDMRIAKEEIFGPVVSLIPVQSFEEAVDINNSVEYGLSSSIFTKDVNKVFTAQRDLDTGIVYVNAGTTGAEIHLPFGGTKGTGNGHRDSGVAALDVFTEWKAVYVDFSGKLQRAQIDVD comes from the coding sequence ATGAGTCATATTCAAACGGAAACACTGCGTAACTTTATAGGTGGTAAATGGGAGGAAATCAAGTCAGGAGCCGCGGTGCCGGTTGTCAATCCAGCTACATCCGAAACGATCGTTCATGTTCCGTTGTCGACGCGCAAGGAAGTCTCCGATGCGGTGAAGGCTGCAAAGAAGGCTCAAAGAAAATGGGCACTAGTACCCGCACCACAGCGTGCAGAAATTCTATACAAAGTCGGTCAGAGGATGAAAGAAGAAAAGGAACGTCTTTCTCAATTATTAACGATGGAAAACGGAAAGGTGATTGAGGAAGCCCGCGGTGAAGTGCAGGAAGGAATTGATATGGCTTTTTACATGGCCGGTGAAGGAAGACGACTTTTCGGTCAAACAACACCATCTGAGTTAAAGGATAAATTCGCAATGAGTGTCCGCGCGCCCGTCGGTGTTGTCGGCATCATCACCCCCTGGAATTTCCCTATTGCCATTGCTACATGGAAATCATTTCCGGCAATTGTAGCTGGAAATGCAGTCGTTTGGAAACCTGCGACGGAAACACCGATTATGGCTTTCGAACTGGCAAGGATCTTTGAGGATTGCGGACTTCCGGAAGGCGTACTTAACGTCGTCTTCGGCTCTGGTTCGACAGTGGGAGAAGCCATGATCGAAGAAGAGGACATCCGCGTCATCTCTTTCACAGGGTCCAACCAGGTCGGGCGCACCATTGCAGGGAAATGCGGGGAGCGTCTGAAGAAAGTATCCCTTGAAATGGGTGGAAAGAACGCGGTTATTGTCATGGATGACGCAGACTTGGACCTTGCCGTAGAAGGGATCTTGTGGAGCGCCTACGGAACAAGCGGCCAACGTTGCACGGCGTGCAGCCGTGTGATGGTACATGAGAAGGTGAAAAATGAGCTGGAAGAGCGCCTTCAGAAAGCAATTGCCAGGCTTTCCATCGGCAACGGCTTGGATGAATCGATCAAAGTAGGACCGATTATTAACCGGTCCGGCCTCGAAAAAATAAAAGGCTATGTTGATGTTGGGAAAGCGGAGGGAGCCAAGCTGCTTACGGGCGGCTATATTATGGAAAACGGCAGCCATAAAAAAGGCAACTACTTTGCCCCCACCCTGTTCACAGATGTCACAAAAGACATGCGTATAGCCAAAGAAGAAATTTTCGGACCGGTCGTTTCGCTTATTCCTGTCCAGAGTTTTGAAGAAGCCGTTGATATCAACAACAGTGTAGAATATGGTCTCTCCAGTTCCATTTTTACAAAGGATGTCAACAAAGTCTTTACGGCTCAAAGAGATTTAGATACAGGAATTGTTTACGTAAACGCCGGAACGACAGGAGCTGAAATCCATCTTCCTTTTGGAGGTACGAAGGGGACAGGCAACGGCCATCGAGACTCCGGGGTTGCTGCGTTGGATGTATTTACAGAGTGGAAAGCCGTATATGTCGATTTCAGCGGAAAGCTCCAAAGGGCCCAAATCGACGTGGATTAA
- a CDS encoding thiamine pyrophosphate-dependent enzyme, with protein MKEEKTMTSAEAIVECLNREKISKVFCVPGESYLPVMDAIKKRQNIELISARHEGGASFMAEGYAKASGKPGVVLATRGVGASNLTIGVHTAYQDSTPMVVLLGQVHSGFRGREGFQEVDLEAFLRPISKWVAEIREPPRTAELVQRAFRIARTGRPGPVVLSLPEDVLKQTSSMVFQKAPVKIPKPKLSDSQIQDILDLLKGADRPVIIAGGGIVASGAEASLRTFAEKFDIPVLAAFRRHDVYPNDSIHYVGHLGLGLDRGVKETVQRADVILAVGTRLSEVTTQDYSLIQPRQKLIHIDISYDTLGTSFAPDVGCVADAKESLHSLNALSLNRTWEEWRKERRLVYERTLTSRDETLNGQIIGHLQATVPEDTIITNDAGNFAGWLHSFFQFRKDRTYIGPTSGAMGYGLPAAIGAKLASSTKKVVSLSGDGGFMMTMQELETAVRYHIPVISIVFNNRMYGTIRMHQEMHYPGEVIGTELGQVPFHEWANKVGAKGFYVKTASRFREVLEEALQIDGPVLIEIEEDRERISVGATIDQIRERHMEEE; from the coding sequence ATGAAAGAAGAAAAAACAATGACAAGCGCAGAGGCCATCGTTGAATGTCTAAACAGGGAGAAAATATCCAAAGTGTTTTGCGTTCCCGGAGAGAGTTACCTTCCTGTGATGGACGCCATAAAGAAGAGGCAGAATATCGAGCTAATCTCTGCGAGACATGAAGGTGGAGCATCCTTCATGGCAGAAGGTTATGCCAAGGCAAGCGGAAAACCCGGGGTGGTTCTGGCTACGAGAGGGGTCGGGGCATCGAACTTAACCATTGGGGTTCACACCGCGTACCAGGATTCTACACCAATGGTCGTTTTGCTTGGTCAGGTACACTCAGGTTTTCGTGGCCGTGAAGGCTTTCAGGAAGTGGATCTTGAGGCTTTTTTGCGTCCGATTTCAAAATGGGTGGCTGAAATACGTGAGCCTCCAAGGACAGCGGAACTTGTACAAAGAGCATTCCGGATTGCAAGGACAGGAAGACCGGGGCCTGTGGTGCTTTCTCTGCCGGAAGATGTATTAAAGCAGACGTCCTCCATGGTATTTCAAAAGGCCCCTGTAAAGATTCCGAAACCGAAGCTCTCGGACAGTCAAATCCAAGACATCCTCGATCTGCTGAAGGGGGCAGACCGGCCGGTTATCATTGCCGGTGGTGGAATCGTTGCATCAGGGGCCGAAGCTTCATTAAGAACATTTGCGGAGAAATTTGATATTCCGGTGCTGGCTGCATTTCGGAGGCACGATGTGTATCCAAACGACTCCATTCACTATGTCGGCCACTTAGGTTTAGGGCTGGACCGCGGTGTCAAAGAAACCGTCCAACGTGCGGATGTGATTCTTGCGGTCGGAACGAGACTTTCCGAAGTGACCACCCAGGATTATTCCTTAATTCAGCCGCGGCAGAAACTCATACACATCGATATATCCTATGATACTCTCGGAACAAGTTTTGCGCCGGATGTCGGTTGTGTAGCGGATGCAAAGGAATCATTACATTCGTTAAATGCTCTCTCTCTTAATAGAACGTGGGAGGAATGGAGGAAGGAACGAAGGTTGGTTTATGAAAGAACGCTTACGTCGAGAGACGAAACGCTGAATGGTCAAATAATCGGTCATCTGCAAGCAACGGTTCCAGAAGATACGATTATAACCAATGATGCAGGGAACTTTGCCGGGTGGCTTCACTCCTTTTTTCAATTCAGGAAGGATCGGACTTATATCGGCCCTACTTCAGGAGCTATGGGATATGGTCTGCCGGCAGCGATTGGAGCAAAGCTTGCTTCCTCTACAAAGAAAGTGGTATCCCTGTCCGGTGACGGTGGATTTATGATGACGATGCAGGAGTTGGAAACAGCGGTAAGGTATCACATCCCTGTCATCAGTATCGTATTTAACAACCGCATGTACGGTACTATTCGGATGCATCAGGAAATGCATTATCCAGGTGAAGTCATCGGTACAGAACTGGGACAAGTTCCATTCCATGAATGGGCAAACAAAGTTGGAGCAAAAGGGTTTTATGTCAAAACGGCTTCCCGATTCCGTGAAGTATTGGAAGAAGCCCTGCAGATAGATGGACCGGTCCTCATTGAAATTGAAGAGGACCGCGAGCGGATATCGGTAGGAGCAACGATCGACCAAATTAGAGAGCGTCATATGGAGGAGGAATAG
- a CDS encoding aminotransferase class I/II-fold pyridoxal phosphate-dependent enzyme, whose translation MMHSSKLVDRLPTYLFSIFQKKKQALQAQGIDVIDLGIGAPDLPTPPFIIDRLVDEVHKPANHKYSPYSGCEEFRQAVADFYEKRYDVQLDPETEVLALIGSKEGLAHMLEAVIDPGDGVLMPDPGYPVYQSAIHLAHGVGIKYRLYEESGYKPLFERLLGQEDQRLKLMLMNYPNNPTGATVERKTFEQAVTFARNKGIFLIQDAAYDLVTFGSYRAPSILQVEGAKEVAVEFGSLSKSFNMSGWRIGYVVGNARLIQALSVVKSNKDTGQFLPIQKAAATALQSDLSEVIKNNCIYEKRLEMMMGALESLDMRALKPKGTLFIWAKVPAGETSAEFCEKMLDNAGVIITPGTAFGEGGEGYVRISLSVPLDRLEQAVIRMKKARKGGSV comes from the coding sequence ATGATGCATAGCTCGAAGTTAGTGGATCGTTTACCTACCTATTTATTTTCTATTTTTCAAAAGAAGAAGCAGGCGCTTCAGGCGCAGGGGATAGACGTGATTGATCTTGGAATAGGGGCTCCGGACCTGCCGACGCCTCCATTCATCATCGACCGGTTGGTGGATGAAGTCCACAAACCGGCGAATCACAAATATTCTCCATACAGCGGCTGCGAAGAGTTTAGACAAGCGGTCGCTGATTTCTATGAGAAACGCTATGATGTTCAATTGGATCCGGAAACGGAAGTGCTTGCCCTGATTGGTTCCAAGGAAGGGTTGGCCCATATGCTGGAAGCCGTCATCGACCCGGGAGACGGTGTCCTTATGCCGGATCCCGGGTATCCTGTTTATCAATCCGCCATTCACTTGGCTCATGGTGTAGGGATTAAATACCGGCTGTATGAGGAGAGCGGGTACAAGCCCCTTTTTGAAAGGCTCCTTGGTCAGGAGGACCAGCGATTAAAACTGATGCTCATGAACTATCCAAACAACCCTACCGGAGCAACCGTGGAACGGAAAACATTCGAGCAAGCTGTAACCTTTGCGCGTAATAAAGGAATCTTTCTAATTCAAGATGCCGCCTATGACCTGGTTACTTTCGGAAGCTATCGTGCACCAAGCATTCTTCAGGTAGAAGGAGCGAAAGAAGTCGCGGTCGAGTTCGGTTCTCTGTCAAAGAGTTTCAACATGTCGGGGTGGAGGATCGGATATGTCGTAGGTAACGCTCGATTGATCCAGGCGTTGTCGGTAGTAAAGAGCAATAAAGACACTGGTCAGTTCCTCCCGATTCAGAAGGCAGCGGCAACTGCGCTTCAAAGTGATCTATCGGAAGTTATAAAGAACAACTGCATCTATGAAAAACGTTTGGAGATGATGATGGGTGCTTTAGAATCTCTAGATATGAGAGCTTTGAAACCGAAGGGAACGCTGTTTATATGGGCAAAGGTACCGGCGGGAGAAACATCTGCAGAGTTTTGTGAGAAGATGCTCGACAATGCGGGAGTCATTATTACCCCTGGCACGGCTTTCGGCGAAGGTGGAGAAGGGTATGTAAGGATCAGTTTGTCTGTTCCTTTAGATAGGCTGGAACAAGCGGTCATTCGTATGAAGAAAGCGAGGAAGGGGGGATCTGTATGA
- a CDS encoding CaiB/BaiF CoA transferase family protein translates to MTTALSGIRVLDLSRVLAGPYCSMILGDLGAEVIKVEAPGGSDDTRTWGPPFQQGVSAYYLCANRNKKSLTVDLKTAEGQAIIRELASRSDVLLHNFKTGSMEKFGLDYESMSELHPALIYCSITGFGETGPYSHLPGYDFIIQAMSGLMAVTGTPQSGPQKTGVAISDILTGLYAAIGIQAALLERQHTNKGQKIDLSLLDSAVSALVNIGSNFLMTGEEPTRMGNHHANIAPYQMFKTKDGEVIVAVGNDRQFYHFCNAVQKPELSEDPRFCTNAVRVKNREELTAILQKTMEEKKTAYWLKICRDSQIPIGPVHTLTDVVQDEQLMARDMFVTANHPAAGPIRMVGSPLKLSGSSFRVNHAPPEPGEHTIEILNMLGYSREIIDEWKKKRII, encoded by the coding sequence ATGACAACCGCACTAAGCGGCATACGTGTGTTGGATTTATCGAGAGTCCTTGCCGGTCCCTACTGCTCTATGATCCTAGGAGATCTAGGGGCGGAAGTAATCAAAGTGGAAGCGCCCGGTGGAAGTGATGACACGAGGACTTGGGGACCGCCGTTCCAACAGGGGGTCAGCGCTTATTATCTCTGTGCAAACAGGAACAAAAAAAGCTTAACTGTTGACTTGAAAACAGCCGAAGGACAAGCAATCATACGGGAGCTGGCGAGCCGGAGTGATGTTCTTCTCCACAATTTCAAAACCGGTTCGATGGAAAAATTCGGACTGGACTATGAGAGTATGAGCGAGCTTCATCCCGCTCTCATCTATTGTTCCATTACAGGTTTTGGAGAAACCGGTCCCTACAGCCATTTACCAGGATATGACTTTATCATCCAAGCCATGAGCGGATTGATGGCCGTTACAGGTACGCCTCAGTCCGGCCCTCAAAAAACAGGTGTTGCAATTTCCGATATTCTCACAGGTCTGTACGCAGCTATTGGAATTCAGGCAGCGCTGCTCGAGAGGCAACACACCAATAAAGGGCAGAAAATAGACTTATCCCTGCTCGACTCAGCGGTCAGTGCTTTAGTGAATATCGGAAGCAATTTTCTGATGACAGGAGAAGAACCGACCCGCATGGGAAATCATCATGCAAACATAGCCCCCTACCAGATGTTCAAAACAAAAGACGGGGAGGTTATAGTTGCAGTCGGTAATGACAGGCAGTTTTATCATTTTTGCAATGCTGTCCAAAAGCCGGAACTCTCCGAAGATCCCCGTTTCTGCACGAATGCTGTCCGGGTTAAGAACAGGGAAGAGTTGACCGCTATTCTGCAAAAAACTATGGAGGAGAAAAAAACAGCCTATTGGTTGAAAATATGCCGGGATTCTCAAATACCAATAGGACCTGTTCATACGCTTACCGACGTTGTGCAGGATGAACAGCTGATGGCAAGGGATATGTTCGTGACTGCGAACCATCCGGCGGCAGGCCCCATTCGGATGGTCGGAAGCCCGCTGAAGTTATCCGGATCATCCTTCCGTGTCAACCATGCCCCGCCAGAACCCGGGGAACATACAATAGAAATTTTAAACATGCTTGGTTACAGCAGAGAAATTATCGATGAATGGAAAAAAAAGCGCATCATATAA